One Chroogloeocystis siderophila 5.2 s.c.1 DNA segment encodes these proteins:
- the recR gene encoding recombination mediator RecR has protein sequence MTTVYARPLARLIEQLQRLPGVGPKTAQRLALHILKRSETEVQALAQALIDAKQQVGLCSVCFHLSAEPVCEICRNTNRDNHTICVVSDSRDVIALEKTREYHGKYHVLGGVISPMDGIGPEQLTIQSLVRRVNQQQPKEVILAISPSVEGETTTLYLGQLLKPFTRVTRIAFGLPVGGDLEYADEVTLARALEGRRELD, from the coding sequence ATAACAACGGTTTACGCACGTCCTTTAGCGCGTTTAATAGAACAACTACAGCGCTTGCCTGGAGTTGGTCCTAAAACTGCCCAGCGCTTGGCTTTACATATTTTAAAAAGATCAGAAACGGAAGTACAGGCTTTAGCACAAGCTTTAATTGATGCAAAGCAGCAAGTAGGTCTATGTTCTGTCTGTTTTCATTTATCGGCTGAACCAGTGTGTGAAATTTGTCGAAATACTAACCGTGACAATCATACTATTTGTGTGGTGAGTGATTCTCGAGATGTGATCGCTTTAGAAAAGACGAGAGAATATCACGGCAAGTACCACGTTTTGGGTGGTGTAATTTCTCCAATGGATGGTATTGGTCCAGAACAGTTGACAATTCAATCACTTGTACGACGAGTCAACCAGCAACAACCTAAAGAGGTGATTTTGGCGATTAGTCCCAGTGTAGAAGGAGAGACGACCACCTTATATTTAGGTCAGTTATTGAAGCCATTTACGCGGGTTACGCGGATTGCTTTTGGTTTACCTGTAGGTGGCGATTTAGAGTATGCAGATGAGGTTACACTTGCAAGAGCACTTGAAGGTAGACGAGAACTAGATTAG
- a CDS encoding response regulator → MISTLYKAESSQVNHFDSEPPKILVVDDHAASRMTAVALLAVEGYEVLEADSGAAALELVIRSQPDLILLDVMMPGMDGFEVCRRLKQDEQTRLIPVIFITALNDRRSRISGIEAGGDDFLTKPFDRLELAARVKSLVRQKCLNEDLDHAEQVLFSIAQAIESRDPNTGNHCERLMDLSTAFGEFLQLSRTQMRNLQWGSYLHDIGKVGIPDAVLLKAGKLTPHEWDTMRQHVLIGEKICLPLRTMRGVIPIIRHHHERWDGSGYPDGLVGDQIPYLAQVFQVIDIYDALTSERPYKRALSSTEALQVIAEESTKGWRNPTLVKQFMEFIHSRDE, encoded by the coding sequence ATGATCTCTACATTGTACAAAGCAGAAAGTTCTCAGGTGAACCATTTTGATTCAGAGCCACCGAAAATTTTAGTCGTGGACGACCACGCAGCAAGCCGGATGACCGCTGTTGCTCTTTTAGCAGTAGAGGGGTACGAGGTTTTAGAAGCGGATAGCGGGGCAGCAGCGTTAGAGCTAGTGATACGCAGTCAGCCGGATTTGATTTTACTCGATGTTATGATGCCTGGCATGGATGGGTTTGAAGTGTGTCGCCGACTCAAACAGGACGAACAAACTCGATTGATTCCTGTTATTTTTATCACAGCGCTAAACGATCGGCGATCGCGTATTAGTGGAATCGAAGCCGGCGGCGATGACTTTCTCACCAAACCTTTCGATCGGCTAGAGTTAGCGGCGCGTGTTAAATCGCTAGTCCGACAAAAATGTTTAAACGAAGATTTAGATCATGCTGAACAAGTTTTATTTTCGATTGCGCAAGCGATTGAAAGCCGCGACCCTAACACAGGAAATCATTGTGAAAGATTGATGGATTTAAGCACAGCTTTTGGTGAATTCCTTCAGCTTTCGCGGACGCAAATGCGCAATTTACAGTGGGGAAGCTATCTGCACGACATTGGTAAAGTTGGTATTCCTGACGCAGTACTGCTGAAAGCCGGAAAATTAACACCACACGAATGGGATACAATGCGCCAGCACGTTTTAATTGGTGAAAAAATTTGCTTACCTTTACGTACAATGCGCGGCGTAATTCCCATTATTCGCCATCATCACGAACGCTGGGATGGTTCGGGCTATCCTGATGGACTAGTAGGAGATCAAATTCCCTATCTTGCGCAGGTATTTCAAGTTATTGATATTTATGATGCGCTGACGAGCGAACGCCCTTATAAACGCGCATTATCAAGTACAGAAGCACTTCAAGTTATTGCAGAAGAAAGCACAAAAGGCTGGCGCAATCCTACACTTGTCAAGCAGTTTATGGAATTTATTCACTCGCGTGACGAATAA
- the glmU gene encoding bifunctional UDP-N-acetylglucosamine diphosphorylase/glucosamine-1-phosphate N-acetyltransferase GlmU, which translates to MVAVAILAAGRGTRMKSSLPKVLHPLGGRSIVEQVLQSLHKISPTRCLVIIGYQAEQVKASLTEVASKLTIPLEFVEQTEQLGTGHAIQQVIPYLEDFTDDLLVLNGDVPLLRPETLQDLLQTHKERQNAATILTAQLPNPQGYGRVFCDEHNIVQQIVEDRDCSTAQKQNCRINAGVYCFRWSDLAEVLPRLQPNNTQKEYYLTDTVNFLEPVMAVDVEDYQEILGINDRQQLATAYSILQARIKSQWMAAGVTLIDPASITIDDTVQIEPDVIIEPQTHLRGQTVIQSGCRIGPGSLVENSCIAENVSVLYSVVTDSSVAANTRIGPYAHLRGHAVVGAGCKIGNFVELKNSQLGDRTNVAHLSYLGDATLGTQVNVGAGTITANYDGVQKHPTKIGDRSKTGANSVLVAPLTIGNDVTIAAGSAVTEDAPDNCLVIGRARQVIKPGWRLKGRDQEL; encoded by the coding sequence ATGGTAGCGGTAGCAATTTTAGCAGCAGGACGCGGCACGCGAATGAAATCCTCTTTGCCTAAGGTGTTACATCCTTTGGGAGGAAGATCGATTGTTGAACAGGTTCTTCAAAGTTTACATAAAATTTCACCAACGCGGTGTTTGGTGATCATTGGCTATCAGGCAGAGCAAGTCAAAGCATCGCTTACCGAGGTAGCATCTAAGCTGACGATTCCTTTAGAGTTTGTTGAACAAACCGAACAACTAGGAACAGGTCACGCGATTCAACAAGTCATACCGTATTTAGAGGACTTTACGGATGATTTACTCGTTCTCAACGGTGATGTTCCCTTATTACGACCAGAAACGCTACAAGATTTGCTGCAAACGCATAAGGAACGTCAAAACGCTGCAACAATCCTGACCGCGCAGTTACCAAATCCACAGGGCTACGGGCGTGTATTTTGTGATGAACATAATATTGTTCAGCAAATTGTTGAAGATCGCGACTGCTCGACAGCGCAGAAACAAAACTGTCGCATTAATGCTGGAGTTTATTGCTTTCGCTGGTCAGATTTAGCTGAGGTATTACCACGATTGCAACCAAATAATACCCAGAAAGAATACTATTTGACTGATACCGTCAATTTTTTAGAGCCTGTCATGGCGGTTGATGTAGAAGATTACCAAGAAATTCTGGGGATCAATGACCGACAACAACTTGCGACTGCCTATAGTATTTTGCAAGCACGAATCAAGTCGCAGTGGATGGCTGCGGGTGTCACGCTGATCGATCCTGCAAGTATTACGATTGACGATACTGTGCAAATCGAGCCTGATGTGATTATCGAACCGCAAACGCATTTACGCGGACAGACAGTGATTCAGTCAGGGTGTCGTATTGGACCTGGTAGTTTGGTTGAAAACAGCTGTATAGCTGAGAATGTGAGCGTGCTGTATTCGGTTGTAACCGATAGTAGCGTTGCAGCAAATACGCGGATTGGTCCTTATGCGCATTTACGCGGTCATGCGGTCGTAGGTGCAGGGTGTAAGATTGGTAATTTTGTTGAGTTGAAAAATAGTCAGCTAGGCGATCGCACGAATGTAGCGCATTTATCGTATCTTGGAGATGCTACGCTCGGAACGCAAGTTAATGTAGGTGCGGGCACGATTACTGCGAATTATGACGGCGTACAAAAGCATCCGACAAAAATCGGTGATCGCTCTAAAACAGGGGCAAATAGTGTTCTAGTTGCGCCGTTAACAATTGGTAATGATGTCACTATTGCAGCAGGTTCAGCAGTCACAGAAGATGCTCCTGATAATTGTTTGGTTATTGGTCGGGCGCGTCAAGTGATCAAACCAGGTTGGCGGTTGAAAGGAAGAGATCAGGAATTATAG
- a CDS encoding DUF29 family protein, which yields MEELLELRELLQQGKVDEALLLVDELEDMSLSDKINKIDSYGVVLLVHLIKQQAEKRSTRSWEISIENAAREIRKLNKRRKAGGCYLSSAQLLEILEEGYQIALKRASAEALEGRFEAEELASIVDKQTILSQAIALIQQ from the coding sequence ATGGAAGAACTACTAGAGCTTCGGGAACTGCTACAGCAAGGTAAGGTTGATGAAGCTTTGCTGTTGGTGGATGAATTAGAAGACATGAGTCTGAGTGACAAAATCAATAAAATTGATAGCTATGGCGTGGTCTTACTCGTTCATCTTATTAAACAGCAGGCAGAAAAACGCTCAACCCGCTCGTGGGAAATTTCTATTGAAAATGCGGCGCGAGAAATTAGAAAACTCAATAAACGCCGCAAAGCAGGTGGCTGTTATTTATCGTCAGCCCAACTGCTCGAGATCCTCGAAGAAGGATATCAAATTGCACTCAAACGAGCTTCTGCTGAAGCATTGGAAGGGCGTTTTGAGGCTGAAGAACTTGCAAGCATCGTAGACAAGCAAACGATTTTGTCGCAGGCGATCGCGTTGATTCAGCAGTAA
- a CDS encoding isoaspartyl peptidase/L-asparaginase yields the protein MQPKLIIHGGAGSSLKSKGGVEIIRRSLYSVIEEVYALLLAGATAAEAVVHGCQLLEDDPRFNAGTGSVLQSDGQIRMSASLMDGVCQRFSGVINVSRVQHPIDLAQNLQTSADRVLSDYGAAELLRELQIPSYDALTELRLQEWLQERQDNFEKKMAGVVAEKELVESSNAGRGTIGVVALDTQGHLAVGTSTGGKGFERIGRVSDSAMPAGNYATADAAVSCTGIGEDIIDECLAARIVVRVTDGLALPEAMQRSFTEAYNRKRDLGAIAIDATGAIAWGKTSEVLLAAYHTGEKVGDTLEWTSEELTSYC from the coding sequence GTGCAACCAAAGTTAATTATTCATGGCGGGGCTGGTAGTTCCCTCAAAAGTAAAGGTGGAGTAGAAATCATTCGGCGATCGCTCTACTCAGTTATCGAAGAAGTCTATGCACTATTACTTGCAGGTGCAACAGCTGCTGAGGCTGTCGTTCATGGCTGTCAATTATTAGAAGACGATCCGCGCTTTAATGCTGGAACAGGTTCAGTGCTGCAATCTGATGGTCAAATTCGCATGAGTGCGTCACTCATGGATGGTGTTTGCCAGCGCTTTAGTGGTGTAATTAACGTCTCGCGGGTACAGCATCCGATTGATCTGGCACAAAATCTGCAAACTTCCGCAGATCGCGTATTATCCGATTATGGTGCAGCCGAGTTGTTACGCGAATTGCAAATTCCTAGTTACGATGCTTTGACTGAGTTGCGGTTGCAAGAGTGGCTTCAGGAACGACAAGATAATTTTGAGAAAAAAATGGCGGGTGTCGTTGCCGAAAAAGAGTTGGTTGAATCGAGCAATGCCGGACGCGGTACAATTGGCGTTGTTGCCCTCGACACACAAGGACATTTAGCAGTTGGAACTTCAACGGGCGGTAAAGGTTTTGAACGTATCGGGCGGGTAAGTGATTCTGCAATGCCTGCTGGCAATTATGCCACAGCCGATGCAGCAGTCAGTTGTACCGGAATTGGTGAAGATATTATTGACGAGTGTTTAGCGGCGCGAATCGTTGTCCGTGTCACCGATGGTTTAGCTTTACCAGAAGCGATGCAACGCTCGTTTACCGAAGCATACAACCGCAAACGCGATTTAGGCGCAATTGCAATTGACGCAACTGGTGCGATCGCTTGGGGAAAAACAAGCGAAGTACTACTTGCTGCCTATCATACCGGCGAAAAAGTTGGCGATACGTTGGAATGGACGAGTGAGGAATTAACGAGTTACTGCTGA
- a CDS encoding RNA methyltransferase yields MVETALTGIRIVLVEPAGALNVGAIARVMKNSGLENLVLVNPQCDPLSGEAQLMAVHAVDILENAIQVATLPEALVNCTRAIATTARDRDTGITLEHPRTALPWLIEQNTALIFGPEYRGLSNEELKYAQRFVRIPTSDRYPSLNLAASVAICAYELFQCATQTETASTINSDVASLDILEGYYQQLEQILLDIGYLYPHTAASRMQKFRQVFNRTQLTTSEVAMLRGVLSQIQWALQQKTKEQS; encoded by the coding sequence ATGGTAGAAACCGCCTTAACTGGAATACGAATAGTTTTAGTCGAACCAGCAGGGGCTTTGAATGTTGGCGCGATCGCCCGTGTGATGAAAAATTCAGGGCTAGAAAATCTTGTGTTAGTCAATCCGCAGTGCGATCCGCTGTCTGGGGAAGCGCAACTAATGGCGGTTCATGCAGTGGATATTTTAGAAAATGCAATCCAAGTTGCAACATTACCAGAAGCGCTAGTAAACTGTACGCGCGCGATCGCGACCACCGCCCGTGATCGCGACACGGGGATTACACTCGAACATCCACGTACTGCACTTCCGTGGTTAATCGAGCAAAACACTGCGCTGATTTTTGGACCCGAATATCGCGGTTTGAGTAATGAAGAATTAAAATATGCACAACGCTTTGTCCGCATTCCGACAAGCGATCGCTACCCGTCACTGAATCTTGCTGCATCTGTTGCAATCTGCGCTTATGAACTGTTTCAATGTGCAACGCAAACAGAAACTGCTTCGACGATCAATTCTGATGTAGCTTCGCTTGATATTTTAGAAGGCTATTATCAGCAATTAGAGCAAATATTACTCGACATTGGTTATCTTTACCCGCACACGGCTGCCAGTCGGATGCAAAAGTTTCGCCAAGTGTTCAATCGCACGCAGCTAACTACTTCTGAAGTCGCTATGTTGCGAGGCGTTCTGTCTCAAATACAATGGGCATTGCAGCAGAAAACCAAGGAACAAAGTTAA
- a CDS encoding serine hydrolase, whose translation MKQLSATELKVSKTPVSEGKTTARRESRLSDSSQQKVQNKSRNPSISRSASTANGKVRKKVDLPLNPQVVNRNARANQPNYTNKNAPQNNVEREPLRRVQLPQEATEKQRIIERTVIAPRPQREKRRNHRINTLTKSLLYASRVLIFGVGIAAIAGTVLSVLDPTNRIKAEDAQTPVAQEEVTEVAVVPGSALQMTQEMSSLKTTVEQLAAKQKNLLPGVFFLDLDTGAYLEINGNSTFASASMIKVPVLVAFFQDVDAGKIRLDERLTLKKELVGGGSGDMQYKPLGTKFTALETATKMITISDNTATNLLIERMGGAAALNERFLSWGLPATQIRNLLPDLEGTNTTSPRDLAQLMALIDDGKLMSLRSRDRLLDIMRGTVTNTLLPRGLGEGARIAHKTGDIGSLVGDVGLVDMPSGKRYIAVAMVKRPHNDGRAQELIRQISRAAYQELSKPNVDQIMRTTPFVTTNPPAGNSATTSNPQSTTN comes from the coding sequence GTGAAACAGCTGTCTGCTACAGAGTTAAAGGTATCAAAAACCCCAGTTTCCGAGGGTAAAACTACAGCACGACGGGAAAGTCGCCTTTCGGATAGCAGCCAGCAAAAAGTACAAAATAAAAGTAGAAATCCATCGATATCGAGATCAGCATCAACTGCTAACGGGAAAGTACGTAAAAAGGTTGACTTACCCTTAAATCCGCAGGTTGTTAATCGAAATGCTAGGGCAAATCAGCCAAATTACACCAACAAAAACGCACCTCAAAATAATGTGGAACGCGAACCGTTAAGGCGGGTGCAACTACCTCAGGAAGCAACTGAGAAGCAACGTATTATTGAGCGCACTGTGATTGCACCGCGTCCGCAGCGCGAAAAACGCCGTAATCATCGAATCAATACCTTGACAAAATCACTGTTATATGCGTCAAGGGTATTAATTTTCGGGGTGGGAATTGCAGCGATCGCCGGAACTGTGTTGTCGGTATTAGATCCTACCAATCGCATCAAAGCCGAAGATGCGCAAACTCCAGTAGCACAGGAGGAAGTGACAGAAGTCGCAGTCGTTCCAGGTTCGGCGTTGCAGATGACGCAAGAAATGAGTTCGTTAAAAACAACGGTAGAACAGTTAGCGGCGAAACAAAAAAATCTCCTTCCAGGCGTCTTTTTCTTGGATCTAGACACAGGAGCGTATTTGGAAATTAATGGGAACTCAACTTTTGCTTCGGCAAGTATGATTAAAGTGCCAGTGTTGGTTGCGTTTTTCCAAGATGTCGATGCGGGTAAAATTCGCTTGGATGAACGGCTGACGCTGAAAAAAGAGTTGGTAGGCGGCGGTTCGGGAGATATGCAATACAAGCCCTTAGGAACAAAATTCACTGCACTGGAAACAGCCACCAAGATGATTACGATCAGCGATAACACCGCGACGAATTTACTCATTGAGCGCATGGGTGGTGCTGCTGCATTGAATGAGCGGTTTCTGAGTTGGGGATTACCAGCGACACAAATTCGGAACCTACTACCAGATTTAGAAGGAACAAATACGACAAGCCCTAGAGATTTAGCGCAATTGATGGCGTTAATCGATGATGGCAAGTTGATGTCGTTGCGATCGCGCGATCGCCTGTTAGATATCATGCGAGGTACCGTGACGAATACCTTGCTACCACGCGGTTTAGGTGAAGGAGCGAGAATAGCCCATAAAACGGGTGACATCGGCTCTTTAGTCGGTGATGTGGGCTTAGTGGATATGCCGAGTGGTAAGCGCTATATTGCTGTCGCAATGGTAAAACGTCCTCATAATGATGGTCGCGCTCAAGAACTCATTCGGCAAATTTCGCGTGCGGCTTATCAAGAATTGAGCAAACCGAACGTCGATCAAATTATGCGGACAACACCTTTTGTGACAACAAACCCGCCAGCAGGCAATTCAGCAACGACTAGCAACCCACAATCGACAACGAATTAG
- the obgE gene encoding GTPase ObgE produces MQFIDQAEIEVEAGSGGDGIVAFRREKYVPAGGPSGGNGGRGGSVILVAVENLQTLLDFRYAHRFQAENGSRGGPNNRTGAAGSDRIIEVPCGTVVYDAQTNELLGDLVAPGQTLCVAAGGKGGLGNKYFLSNRNRAPEYALPGLPGEQRLLRLELKLLAEVGIIGLPNAGKSTLISALSAARPKVADYPFTTLIPNLGVVRKPTGDGTVFADIPGLIAGAHQGAGLGHDFLRHIERTRLLLHLVDATATDPVADYQTIQQELHAYGRGLPDRPQILALNKIDAVDEATIAAIAQELAQRHSSKPFLISAATHQGLEPLLQQIWSILDTPVGQEVTH; encoded by the coding sequence ATGCAATTTATCGACCAAGCAGAAATAGAAGTTGAAGCAGGTTCAGGAGGTGATGGAATTGTAGCCTTCCGCCGCGAAAAATACGTGCCAGCGGGGGGACCTTCTGGCGGAAATGGCGGACGTGGTGGTTCAGTCATTTTAGTTGCAGTAGAAAATTTACAAACGCTATTAGACTTTCGGTATGCGCACCGTTTTCAAGCAGAAAATGGCTCGCGTGGTGGACCAAATAATCGCACAGGTGCTGCAGGAAGCGATCGCATAATCGAAGTTCCCTGCGGTACAGTTGTTTACGATGCCCAAACGAATGAACTTCTGGGCGATTTAGTTGCACCAGGACAGACGTTGTGCGTCGCCGCTGGTGGTAAAGGCGGACTGGGAAATAAATATTTTTTGAGTAACCGCAATCGCGCCCCTGAATATGCACTTCCTGGCTTACCTGGAGAACAACGCCTGCTACGCCTCGAATTAAAACTCTTAGCCGAAGTTGGTATTATTGGACTTCCGAACGCGGGTAAATCAACGCTCATTTCTGCGCTTTCCGCAGCCCGTCCCAAAGTCGCCGATTATCCTTTTACAACACTTATCCCTAATTTAGGCGTTGTGCGTAAACCAACGGGTGATGGTACAGTTTTTGCCGATATTCCTGGTTTAATCGCTGGTGCGCATCAGGGCGCAGGGTTAGGACATGATTTCTTGCGTCATATCGAACGTACTCGTTTGCTGTTGCATTTAGTAGACGCTACCGCCACAGATCCCGTTGCTGACTATCAAACGATTCAGCAAGAGTTACACGCCTACGGACGCGGATTACCCGATCGCCCACAAATTTTGGCGTTGAATAAGATTGATGCTGTTGATGAAGCAACAATTGCCGCGATCGCCCAGGAACTTGCCCAGCGTCATAGTAGTAAACCGTTTCTAATTTCAGCAGCGACTCACCAAGGGTTAGAACCACTACTACAGCAAATTTGGTCTATCTTAGATACTCCTGTTGGGCAAGAAGTCACTCACTAG
- a CDS encoding Mo-dependent nitrogenase C-terminal domain-containing protein, with protein sequence MTSVVKSPYTNEQVVAWLRGLLAIAWADGNFDPQEQEIIAALTHELTIDSDLASFEKITPQELASVFKDDTVAAENFLRTAVMVAIADGTYSSVEDEIIHQFCQALGLQETALVALRQTLCDVPTAADTTTLPTDEQPQIDVLHPVRDWLDGLDIHDPKVARFLCKMIPPQCPFERDVTLFGKKIVHIPPLCKLNPLYEQLVGLRFRALSYLADECHEDVTEYC encoded by the coding sequence ATGACAAGCGTTGTCAAATCTCCTTACACCAACGAACAAGTCGTCGCTTGGTTGCGAGGATTACTCGCGATCGCTTGGGCGGATGGGAACTTCGATCCTCAAGAGCAAGAAATCATTGCAGCTTTAACGCACGAACTTACTATTGATTCTGATTTAGCATCGTTTGAAAAAATTACCCCGCAAGAACTAGCAAGCGTTTTCAAAGACGATACTGTTGCCGCAGAAAACTTTTTACGGACTGCGGTGATGGTGGCGATCGCCGATGGTACGTATTCCTCAGTAGAAGATGAAATTATACATCAATTCTGCCAAGCTTTGGGGTTACAAGAAACAGCACTTGTGGCACTGCGCCAAACGTTGTGTGACGTTCCTACCGCTGCTGATACAACGACTTTACCCACCGACGAACAACCACAGATCGACGTTTTGCATCCTGTACGCGACTGGCTTGATGGACTCGACATTCACGATCCCAAAGTTGCCCGCTTTTTGTGCAAAATGATTCCGCCGCAGTGTCCATTTGAGCGCGACGTTACGCTCTTTGGCAAGAAGATAGTTCACATTCCCCCACTGTGTAAGCTCAACCCACTTTACGAGCAACTTGTCGGATTGCGCTTCCGTGCGTTGTCCTATCTTGCTGATGAGTGTCATGAAGATGTCACCGAATATTGTTAA
- a CDS encoding EamA family transporter, whose protein sequence is MTLPEFGLFLISILASVAGQWLLKAGALKLGRVDASNFVSHVLGMITIPELLAGLTCYALGAIVYILVLTRVKLSVAGPAVALVYVFSLLIGYFIFREAIPTSRLVGLGLIICGVILVIWKS, encoded by the coding sequence GTGACGCTACCAGAGTTTGGATTATTTCTCATTTCAATCCTAGCGAGCGTGGCTGGGCAATGGCTGCTCAAAGCGGGTGCATTAAAGCTAGGTAGAGTAGATGCGAGTAATTTTGTGAGTCATGTGTTAGGCATGATTACGATTCCAGAATTACTTGCTGGATTGACGTGTTATGCCTTGGGTGCGATTGTTTATATTTTGGTGCTAACGCGGGTTAAACTTAGCGTTGCGGGACCAGCGGTGGCATTAGTTTATGTTTTTTCGTTGCTGATTGGATACTTTATTTTTCGCGAAGCTATTCCTACTAGTCGATTAGTTGGCTTGGGGCTAATTATCTGTGGTGTTATTCTCGTGATTTGGAAAAGTTAG
- a CDS encoding glycosyltransferase family 4 protein, translating into MILQNSLLVNLSFLAQKPTGITTYAANLFPHLQPLQPTLLISSEARPKALKAEYYPVPPNLTPDYGSLGHFRRLLWTQLQIPKIYKELRSRLLFSPVPEAPLQTNCRYIVNVNDLIPLHFPSRSPLTLYFRYYVPQVLAQAEHILCISTATAKDLTHFYNIKPDKITSILLAHDANHFRFLDLPTSNYFLYIGRHDPYKNLQRVITAFAALPRDYELWLAGPFDPRYTPALQTVAAELNISDRVKILDYVKYQDLPTIINQAIALVFPSLWEGFGLPVLEAMACGTPVITSNVSSLPEVAGDAALLVDPYNTAEITAAMQAVATESGLRSRLSEQSRVRANNFNWAKTGQATAEVLARYL; encoded by the coding sequence ATCATTTTGCAAAATTCCTTATTAGTGAACCTATCGTTTCTTGCCCAAAAACCAACAGGAATAACAACCTACGCGGCTAACCTATTTCCACATTTACAGCCACTCCAACCCACGCTACTGATTTCCTCAGAGGCGCGCCCAAAAGCTTTAAAAGCTGAGTACTACCCAGTTCCACCAAATCTCACTCCAGATTATGGCAGCTTGGGTCATTTTCGTCGTTTGTTGTGGACGCAACTGCAAATTCCCAAAATATATAAAGAACTGCGATCGCGTCTTCTATTTTCCCCCGTACCCGAAGCCCCGCTACAGACGAATTGTCGTTACATTGTCAACGTCAACGACTTGATTCCTTTACACTTTCCCTCACGTTCTCCGCTGACGCTTTACTTTCGCTATTACGTTCCTCAAGTGCTAGCGCAAGCTGAACATATTCTCTGCATTTCCACTGCCACTGCGAAGGACCTCACACACTTTTACAACATCAAGCCAGATAAAATTACGTCAATCTTATTAGCGCACGATGCTAACCACTTTCGCTTTCTCGATTTACCAACAAGTAACTATTTCCTCTACATTGGACGCCACGATCCTTACAAAAACTTGCAGCGGGTAATTACTGCTTTTGCAGCATTGCCACGCGACTACGAATTATGGCTAGCAGGCCCATTCGATCCGCGTTATACTCCTGCATTACAAACAGTAGCAGCCGAACTCAACATCAGCGATCGCGTCAAAATTCTTGACTATGTGAAATATCAAGATTTGCCGACAATTATCAATCAAGCGATCGCGCTGGTGTTTCCTAGCTTGTGGGAAGGATTCGGATTACCTGTATTAGAAGCGATGGCGTGTGGAACTCCAGTAATTACCTCGAATGTTTCTTCGTTACCCGAAGTTGCAGGCGACGCCGCGCTATTAGTCGATCCTTACAACACCGCAGAAATAACCGCCGCCATGCAAGCGGTTGCAACCGAATCAGGATTGCGATCGCGGCTTTCTGAACAAAGTCGTGTCAGGGCAAATAATTTCAACTGGGCAAAAACAGGACAAGCGACCGCTGAAGTTCTCGCGCGCTATCTCTAA
- a CDS encoding glycosyltransferase family 2 protein encodes MIYFLTVNYYSTSLITKLIASIPNNSNTLSKVVIVNNSVDDIAIRSLQSQDITILEPGGNIGFGKACNLGLQWIYSQNQNAIVWIINPDAYFIENIQEKANCFFATYPEVSILGTIIYTPNNDIWFAGGCFRRATGTISTQDILSNSDAAYVQCDWVSGCSLILNCNNFSECPQFDSRYFLYYEDFELCQRYAQQGHIVAVTKLFQVIHQPSSITNKNIFNKIKYSTYSYLITIEKYTNCFTLFLRLMRLIFYAFILIFVKPQVAFGKIYGTILYLRYLLSFCKIPY; translated from the coding sequence GTGATCTATTTTCTAACTGTTAATTATTATTCAACATCGCTTATAACGAAGTTAATTGCATCAATTCCTAATAATTCTAATACGCTCAGTAAAGTAGTAATTGTCAATAATTCAGTTGACGATATTGCTATTCGTTCTCTCCAATCGCAAGATATTACTATCCTTGAACCAGGGGGAAATATTGGTTTTGGAAAAGCTTGTAACCTAGGATTGCAATGGATTTATTCTCAGAATCAAAATGCCATTGTTTGGATTATTAATCCTGATGCTTATTTTATAGAAAACATTCAGGAAAAAGCGAATTGTTTTTTTGCAACCTATCCAGAAGTTTCAATACTCGGTACAATTATTTACACGCCCAACAATGACATTTGGTTTGCTGGTGGTTGTTTTCGTCGCGCTACTGGCACTATTTCAACTCAAGACATTTTAAGTAATTCAGACGCAGCCTACGTTCAGTGTGATTGGGTTTCTGGCTGTAGTTTGATTCTTAATTGTAACAATTTTAGTGAATGTCCGCAATTTGATTCAAGATATTTCCTTTATTACGAAGACTTTGAACTTTGCCAAAGATACGCGCAACAAGGGCATATTGTTGCAGTTACAAAACTATTTCAAGTCATTCATCAACCATCTTCAATTACAAATAAAAATATATTTAACAAGATTAAATATAGTACATATAGTTATTTAATAACCATAGAAAAATATACAAATTGTTTCACTCTTTTTCTAAGATTAATGCGTTTGATTTTCTATGCTTTTATACTAATTTTTGTAAAACCGCAAGTAGCGTTTGGTAAAATATACGGAACAATACTTTATTTAAGATACTTGCTATCATTTTGCAAAATTCCTTATTAG